The Rhipicephalus sanguineus isolate Rsan-2018 chromosome 4, BIME_Rsan_1.4, whole genome shotgun sequence DNA window gctacagcggtggtcaTCCCCCGGTCCaccttatggggtatatatattcttctttgtgcataacaaagaaaaacgagcccttaaagttctcctttcttttttgtttttacgttCTAATGTCTGATACATTAGGCACCATGACAGTTCGggcgtcacggtggtctagtggttacggggctcgactgatggcccgaaggtcgcgggatcgaatcctggccgcgggagccgctttttcggtggaagcgaaaatgcttgaggggcgtgcacttagatttaagtgcacatttaagaacccaaggtggtcgaagtttccggagccctaaattacggggtctctcataatcatattgtggttttgcaaTGTAAGAcacaagataataataataataataataataataataataataacaaaatggtctgtttgaggccagtatgttgctgtgcaatctcgcgtgggtgacctcaaaaaagagatcacgtcagcctgcaattatagtattatcgagggcttccacaatatctaacgtaCAAACGGAGAAAAGCTTGCGTCCCCACGAGTGCGAGCGCcttatttacttcctcttccCCTTTGtctctgctttgcctttcgcgggaTTTCGCCATGCTCCATCTTTCTGGTGCGTATTTTCGACCAGTGTGGCAGCCGGCAACGCCTCCGATGTCGGTGCGCTCGAGgaggcaggcttcgaggaaatacgacctgCGGCCGAATCGTCCGTGGATGAAGGCCACAGATTCTTCAGTCCGTGACATCACCCAAAGACGGCGGGCCCCCTGTAACCATTGGGCGAAAGTGCGAAttctcacgaaggcgcaaatGCGCACACGTGATCTCTAGCGCGTATGGTAGAAAGACTTCGATCGagatcaaacacaaacaatgcctctcaaacagtgagatatttttttaaagcacccatcaAAAATTTAGATTAACTGATTAATCGAACAAAACATCACATAGAAATAAATTAATGGATGAAAGGTtaaatcgacgaacgattaacgattaatcgattaaaaattttaatcggtCATCCCTATGActgaggtctttacccgctttggctttccggcggagttgatcacggacaatgcgtcctacttcacggccaaggtgtttgtggatgcgtgtgctgcctttggcattaagcaccgcgaaacaaccacgtatcacccacaggccaacccgactgagcggataaaccgaaacctcaagcccttgctgacagcctttgcgcagcaacacagggattgtgAGGCCTATCTTAACgtgataggcttctccttgcggtccatggtgaaccgttcaaccgggtacacgcctgCTTTCCTCATCTTCGGGAtcgagagagctgcctaaccacatggaccgcgttctgcggggcggcagcggggcatccgccacgaaagccggcccctctggctacgcggcggaactacGCTCACGGATGGAcacagccctcgacctggcgcgttccaacctggcaaaagcgcgagctggacagaaggctcaatacgaccggtcgcatcgggacgtgcactacgatgtcggcgatctcgtcctcaggcgcaatcacgtcttgagtgacgccgccaagctctgcctccctgtcggccaagtggttgggcccataccgagtgcagaccagtgtcgcctctggtgtacaagctggctgactcccaagggaggcaagtcggtggtccagttaacgtctccgacctcaaacctttcgttgcccgcagcaacgacttgggaggggctGAGGCGGTCAccaaaccgcaggaaaaccgtgagaaggcaggctccaagccacgccatcggtacaacctgcgggagcgcacctaagcaacctttctaccactgacaggtagctggaccttattccataccatgacagtgaatggagaataactgctaaggtgcggcggcacacgtccggaagtggtagaaggccctcttagCCGAAAATACTCTCTGACGTGTCGTCCAAGCCATACcttggcaagcgccccctttgttgggccacactgtcaggcaggcacccctttttggcaagccggctatgccgggggcactactgtccactcctgcgtcgcccagtCGTCCCCCTGCGCCTGGCTCAACTGTGCCGCCAACCTGTTGCTGAATatgtggcctgctgttccctggtcttTCCTGCGGGGTCCTCGTTCATGTCTTCTGGCCTTCAGACACCACCACCCTGCCtcacccacctggcagcttcggcggctggtccgcccactcaataTTTCGCCCAGgaccgagcgtggtcgctccggcttccgttcctggctgcctgctgttccggcctgccgttcctgtgAGGTCTcagtcccagcgactttcggcggttggctgctgcacgcaacttgcagccacgcctcgtacgttcccggctgccaacctctccagtccggcgaacttcaagcgggctggctgcccacCCTGGTGCAGCTTCatcccgttcctcctgggctgcggcagtgggctctcccttgtggtggagctTTTGGTCGGACGTTTGGTGTGATCTTGGCCAACTTATGGACTCGTACATTCTGGAGGACGatgttggccagcccccttgcggctgagccgatcttgccacttggcctcggacagcctctttcacaggctggcctcggtctttaggagggcggaatgtgggaatcgagcgcgccctcccctttaagcgcctcgttccccagctaacgcgtgtgctggccccgcgcggctcgagcaccgggaaccgccgttattaGGCGatatggctaccgtggctacgccgccaggcctttctgcttggtgcgagccatgcgttggtcttctCCGCACGAGCCACGTGTACGAACATGCCCGGAgcatgctcgcgccaccacgtgaccacgcaagcctacgtcactgcgcaacgcctgtcctcattggccgctagtgacaaccccccttcccccttgagctcgcttctgtctggcactggcttgcccgcgtgagatgctctcaggccagcacgagcggttgacgcgctgctctagcaggcggcttctcgttcgtgcgctCGACTGacgccctttgtgtgatagtcgtagcgccgctcgcaagcgtactcgatcggtcttgcggagttccccttacggcctgcaagcccgttactgtcgtactgtgctgcatcttgggttaataaacccgtgttgtttgttgacatcctgcctcgagtgccttttctgcgccgtgctggagagtcgacgaaaccggccgtagcgtctttgttcgctgcggcagtggagaacgtcgcgtcccttcccggtcgcctcgtagggtaagctttgtgctaaacctatgtCCACAAGCTAGGTCATTTTACAAAGTTTTTGCGGCCGCTCATAGTTCCGCATGAAATGCCACAAGATGGCACTTCCTTGACACAAGGATGTTTTTCGGGAAAGAATAAGTGTACCGGTCGTATGAACCAAGGGCTAACAAACCATTAATGCCGTTTTCGCCAGGCCACTCTGAACTGGTTAAGCGGGCCATCACAAAATTAACCCTAACGAATGCGCTTCGCCGCCCTTGTCCGCACAAGTGTTATTCCAGCTTCTTGGCTCAAGCTGACCGCCTCAAACAGGCAGGTCTTCCGCAGCATATTGTCACAGGTGTGGCCAAAGGTAAAAGCCGTAAAACGCGGCCGCGAAGATGAAGTCTGCTTCACCGGAAATGGAGCGACTGAAACAGAAATGAGCAGTATTACAATAAATTCGCTATGTCTCACACAGGCTGAAGATTGGCAATAACGCAAATGTAAGTGTTACGTTGTAACAAGTATTTATTTGGTGCCGCGTGTGCGGTGTATACGGAGGAAAACAGAGGAACACAGTGGACGAAGGCGCGCGCAGTCCCACACTCAGGGtgcaattcaattttattttccaGTATATACATGCTGGATGGTTGCGTTGGGTCAAAAGCTACATAAGTAGCTTGACGGGACGCAACGACCAGACTATACAGGGCAGTAACAACAAGCAGTCCGGTGCAGTGGCGAGCGAACAAACAAGTAAAACAGAATACGACATCGTAAGTACATATACAGCGGTTTACATGTATTTCCAGCACGAGAATTGCAGGAAGAAAAAGCGAAAATAAAAACATGTGCAtaaaaaagctggaaaaaatgCTACATACAATACAATACCGCTATAACATGAGTAATaaacagaaataataataacacaGAATAATAACACCGTACAACTAGCCATTGGAACAAAATCAAACACTGGTCATATAGCGCAGCAAGCAATTCATGTAAGCAGAAAAACTATGTTAAAAGAAACGACATAAGTTACACACAATACAATTACGCAGAATGTCCCAGTATGTGACATTGCAAGTGAACGAAATATAAGCGCAAGTCTTTTTTACTGAGCATGCCATTATGTTCATATTTATTTAAAGTTGATGGTACGTTATATACCAACGGTTGACGTTTGTAGTTTGTCCTGAAATATGGAACTGACCATGTCTCAGGCTTCCTTGTGTTCGCATTATTTCTACGACGTTCTAAAGATGCCAACCGTTTTATGTAGTTCTTCAGGGGTTCAGAAGCATATCGCGCAGTATGTAATAAACGAAGAGTATAAAGGTTGTCAATTCTAATAACATTGTACTTAGGAAACGCTTCTCTGGTGCTAGAATAATAGTTTATGTTGCCAATATAGCGAATAATCCTCTTCTGTAGCATCAGAACTCTACGTATCTTAGTTATAGTGGTTGTGCTCCACACTAAGGCGCAATAATTTAAGTGGACATGAAATAAATCGTTGTAAATCTGTACTTTGGCCTTTGTAGGCAGCAAACTATGACATCGTGATAAGACACCTGTCACAGAGGAGAGCTTTTCACATAGGTAATTTACATGCATGTCCCAAGTGAGCTGTGAAGAAAAGTGCACGACAAGGATTTTGTGGCTGTCGactatttcgatttttttttttgccttcaaaAGCAATAGTATTATTGAACTGAAGCAATTCATTCTTGGAACGAAAAATAATTACCTTAGTTTTCTTCGCGTTGATTCTAAGTTGATTAAGCTGATACCAGGTAGATAACTTTCTTAGTAGTTCATTAGAATCCGTTGTCAAGTTGTGCACGTCGTTCCCAGGTAATATGACAGTGCTGTCATCAGCGCATATGATGAATTCAGCATTATTATCAATATTCACAATGTCATTAATGTAGATATTAAATAAAAGGGGCCCTAAAACGCTTCCTTGAGGCGCGCCAAATTTGTTTATTAGAAAAGACGACATGTGACCGTTCACGTAAACACACTGGTATTTGTCACTTAAGTAAGGCTTAAACAGTGATAAGCAGCTACCACGTACTCCGTATCATTCTAATTTGTCTAACAAAATGTTATGACTTAGGCAGTCAAATGCCTTACTTAAATCTATAAATAACGCCAGCGCATAGGCTTTCCTTTCTATGTTCCCTATTGTCGTTTTCTTGATTGACAGAAGGGCTGTCTCCGTTGACTGTGTTTCCTAAATCCGTGTTGCGCATTAGTTATGACACCAAATTTATCCAAGAAAATTACCATACGACagtgtgtaatttttttctagccCCTTGGAAAACACAGGTAACACCAAAATTGGCCGGTAGTTGTTGGGATCATTAGGGCTACCTGCTTTATATATTGCCGAAACTCTAGCGTATTTCATTGCCTGGGCAAATACGCCCGATTCAAGTGTTAAATTCAATATGTGAGCAGGAGAAATAGAAGGTATAAATTGCTTAATAGGACCTAGTTACGGGTTGTTGATGTCTAACGCTTTAGTATTTTTCAAGGATTGAAATGTAGCGCACACTTCGTATTCATCAGTAGGCGGGAAATAAATGCTATCGGCAATAAGACTTGCGTTTGTTTTTCCCGACGTTGCAGCGCAGGTGGGGTaggcagcaggaatggcagcGTTAATGAAATGTTGGTTAAAGTGATTAGCGAGGGCCTCGCCTTTTAATTTGCCAGGGTTGCCAGGGGGCCATGCCAATTCACGTCAACACTGACGCCAATACCCCCCACACTTGCACGAAAACTCCCCCTATAGGTCTAACCGATTCGGAGGCCGGCGAGAGCGCTGCAGTCGGTTTGTGACAACTAGTTGTTGTTGCTTTGGTAGCCCTTCTGCTGCAGCTGGAGCATTTTGCGCCGGTTCTTCTCGCTCCCAATCGGATCAGAATTCCAATGATGGGTCTTCATTTGACTGCCTTGGAGCCTATTGGGTCTACTGTGTCTCCAGCGTATCTCGTCCAGATGTCGTCTGAGAGTCCCTCTTTGAGCTTTTGTTACCAAGAGTCGACTTCCTTGCACTTCCACCACCACTCCCGGTAGCCAGGTTCACCAGTGCCAAAGCTTTTACAGAAGACCGGATCACCTCTTTGGTAGCACTTGCCTTTTCTGGCAATGACACTTCTGGGACCCTTAAGACCAACTCTGGCTTGGTTCTTGGTGTGAACGAAAGCATTAGTTCTGCTGGTGGGCGTGTCCTTTGCTTTGATGGTGTTCTGCGGTCAATGTGCAACCACCTGGCCAATCTTGTGGTAAGGCTTCCCCCCGGTCATACGTTTCAGACCCTCTTTCACGGAACGTACAGCTCTTTCGGCCAAACCATTTGATTGTGGCTTGTAGATGCTGTACGAATGTGTCGTGTGCCACTTTTTTGCACAGTCTTGAAATTCGACGCCGGTGAATGATGTCCCATTGTCCGTCACCAGGTATACAGGCAGGCCGAAGCGCGCGAACACAGTTCGTGACTCTTCCACAGTCGCGGCTGTCGTAGCTGATGGGGTTGGAATGGCTTCCACCCACCCGGAATGGCTGTCCACAATCACCAGGATCATCCTTGATTTCCACTGGTCAACATGAACGCGGGTCCATGGCCGCATTGTGGCTGGCCAGCTCAAGGGTTCCTTAGATGCAGACATTGCTGCTGCTTGTTGACACACACAGTATTCGTGCAAGAGTTGTCCCAGATTTGACCCTATGCCAGGCCACCACATGAGTGTCCTTGCCAGAGCTTTTGTAAAGTTGATTCCGAGAAGTCTGTTATGTAGTTCTAACAGGAAGGACCCTCCTTGCCTGCTGAGGAATTACATGCGATCACCGTGGCAGATCAGT harbors:
- the LOC119391947 gene encoding uncharacterized protein K02A2.6-like, coding for MRPWTRVHVDQWKSRMILVIVDSHSGWVEAIPTPSATTAATVEESRTVFARFGLPVYLVTDNGTSFTGVEFQDCAKKWHTTHSYSIYKPQSNGLAERAVRSVKEGLKRMTGGKPYHKIGQVVAH